The DNA region CGGGATGCCAATGGGGATTGCTACCGTGGAACTAGCGCTGATGAATTTGCTTTATTATTTCGATTGGAGTATGCCTGATGGGATGAAAGGTGAAGACATTGATATGGAAGAAGCTGGTAATATCTCCATTGTCAAGAAAATACCTCTTCAACTTGTACCCGTTCAACGTTACTGATGAGCAGCAATGGAAGCTTTGATGACATGGAAATTGTATGAAGCAAAAGATGTAACATTATTCTTTTTAGATTTCGTTGTGAATTATATAAGAAGAAATTAATGTTTGAATAATAcgtaaataaagaaataatatgaagTTTGTTCATGTGCTTAAACATGTTACGGTCAGTTGAatgttataaaatttgttaatgAAGTAGCAGATCTGGACCCAATTTTTTTCGAGTTTTaccaaattaaacttttaacattattttgttagttatgtATATCAAGACATTTCATTGATGAATTCTACTAGAGGAACCGGGCACCCTCAGGTATCAATCATCCTCTGTACTATGGTGGAGGTGGCAACTGGCAAGTGATATTGATGACGTGGCGAaagtgttttgactttttttgaCTCTGTGTGAACGAAACAAAACTAATCCATACGTGCGCGCGTGTGTCCTAGGTAGTCCGTATTCTGTACTATACGTTCTTCATCCATGCATACGTGAAAAATTGAagcaaattaaaagaaagattCACGTTTGTAAAATGtcaatcttcttcattttcctcttcaatGTCCTCCAATTTTCTTCGTTTTCACCATCGTCGAAAAATACGTCCTAGGAATTCTgaacaaatgaaaaagaatgACTTCTTACTGATCAataatacttttattaattagtttttgccCAATCgattacaaagaacacaagggTGCCCAAGAAAACATTCTGAATCTTTTCAATGTTGTTTAGGATCTGATTACACTTGCATACACCTAGCTATTCGTTTTTGACTGGATTTCATAACGTTTTGCTAGTACGATCGTCGGAGAGAGCCGGTCTTGCAATCCCCTATACACTCTTCATTTGTATGTATTCATGGTTTAGATAATAGTAtaagtaataaaataacaaaacataagcATAACTCAATTAATCACAAATAAATCATCAACTCATGTTTTgacataaaattataaacttaacatgttaaatcaaaacaatattaCCGACATGATTGTGTAGCATCGTGTTGCACGAGTATATTATACGAATATACATACTAGctagttaataaaattataaactaatcaATAAAACCATGTGGTgttcaaagaaataaacaataataagccatgatatcaattaataaattttgtcaaACCGTCGGTCATGTGgacaatatattatacaaagaaaaaaaaaaaatatatatatatatatatatcaattaaacTGGTTTTCGaagaaataaacaataataataacttaataAGCAATGAGTAAATTTATAatcttaaatattaataataagaaaattttatactGTAATCTTTATCAACCACCGATTGGCTAAACCAACTTAAATCATTAAtctaccaaaccaaacaaataacGCAACAATCAGTGGCAGATCGAGaactaattaatattaacatggagcacacacaagaaagaaaaataaattatgtgtatacgaaacaaaaagacaaaacgTGACaaccataaaaataattaaaagcaaAATGAATTGGAAATATTGAACACCTCATCCCTAACATGTTCTAGACAccaataattatttaatttaataagcTATATAACAAACGATATAcgtaacttttattttatactactaATGAGCATGGAGCACGTGCCCCCAGTCCCACCAACCCCCTCTTTGGATCCGTCCCCTGGTTACCATGCATGATAGCTCTCAAATCTCAATGGTAGAAAAGCATAGAGCATTAGATTATTGAGATTCgtaatgataataaaaaaactaatattctATCCGTTTCACTAGTACTTATCTCAATTAGTGATGGGGAATCAAAAATTAACTATTGGAAACCACGTCACGAAGAGATTTTGACAATTATAAAGCTGCAAATAATATACTACGAAGAGATCATAGATTGATACATGATATTCTTGTTTAAGTGTAAATTTGACCATGTAAACTctgaccaaacaaacaaaacaatgattatactataaatttgtttttttagtttaatctATATATGGTCGTCAATTAGAAAAATCATAAAGCTGCAAGTAAATACGACGAAGAGATATGATGGAGATGGACTGATACATGATATTCTTGTTTAATCTGAGATCTGAATCGTCATCAACGAAGACCAAATACATGATAGatataaacattaaattaaattcaaaactGCAAGTAAAAATCAACATActgtaaataattttaaaaatactacatttaaatttatgaattgatAACCCATGcatattacaatattttgttGTCAACGTATGTTAAATTAGCTTAAACGAgctaattcaaaacaatttttttatacatttagAAATATGCAATAAAGTAGGCACAGTACATACCATATGCAtattatactaattattaatttgaaaacaagttttatatatatttttaataattttttcttattttcattgaagtatatttttataattatatatttacaaatataaatgatttatttttatgtttaatgtagaatatttgtaatttttgttttatgtaagCATATAAATCTAActagaaaaattatttatacatgtattaaaattaaaatttcatcaaATAATTGATACATGTTGCgattaattatgttaattacaaattttgatacttttaatttatataatattattatatattttaattattttcatatatttaaaaaatatgatttttttattttacaattagtaATTTGCTATATTagttcaattttttatataaaaaataatatgtttttacttttgttatgtttttttattttatgatttggtttctaattttataaattaaaaaggaatcattgtaattattttaattttagtatttgtatatattatataattagtttttttgtatCGGTTGAAATTTGATTGATAAACGTCTGAgccatatcatatatatttttttatttcaacacAGCTGGTCAAAGATTCAGTACGTTGAAAAGGTCGAGGATTATTATTATACAACAGGAACCCCTAGAACGTTAATTATAAGTATCATATACGCGTTTTGCTGtcacaaattaaataaacaaaaattattatcgAAGCGCATGTGACATTTTATAGAATAATCTTCAGAGGTTTCTATAAAGAGCGTCTTCAAGGGCCAGCTTCAAATCATCACTCATCAGCATCACTTCCaagtccaagaaaaaaaaaaaaaaaaagtagaaacatACAAAACCAAGATcatccaagaaaaagaaaaaaaatggagatctTGATCTATTTGTCGTGGGTTTTGTTGCTTGCcctcttctcctttgtttttctaaagaagaagaatcaacgACTTCCACCGGGCCCTAGAGGTCTTCCGATCATCGGAATCTTGCACCAATTCACAGGAATCCCTCACAAGTGGTTTCATCAGCTGTCACTCAAACACGGACCCGTGATGTCTCTTCCTCTAGGGCTTACGACAGCTGTTGTGATCTCCTCAAGCGAAGCGGCTGAAGAAGTTCTCAAAACCAAAGATGTCGAGACATGTACTCGACCACAGATGTTGGGGGCGAGGAGACTCTCGTATAACTTTAAAGACATCACTTTTGCACAGTTCACTGATACTTGGAAAGAGAACCGTAAAGTCTCGATGGTGGAGCTTTTGAACTTCAAGAAGCTTCAAACTTTTAAGTCTTtaaaggaggaagagatggaTTTCATGGTGAAGAAGATATCCAACTCGGCTTTGGAGCAATCTCCCGTGGATATAAACAACATTTCTATGGGCCTCGTCTCCCACATCTTATGTAGATCATCGTTAGGACAGAACTTGCACACGAACAAGTTTTTCGACGAGGAGAGAATCATACAGCTTGTTATGGAAGGCTCCCTAGCCACAGGTGAATTTGGTGTCGCTGATTTCTTTCCTGGCAAACTAGGAAACTTTGCAGATTGGTTGCTCCAAAGAAAAAGAGTGATACTAGAGAAAATGTTTAAGGAGCTTGATGATTTTTACCAGCATGTGATTGATGATCACTTGAAGTCATTAGATGGACCCAAAGGTACAGATCCTTCTGCCGATATCGTTTCCGGGATGCTGAATTTGGTTGATAAAAATGGAACTCCTGGTTCCAAACGCAATTTGGATCAAGTCAAAGGAGTACTCATGGTATGTCGTCAAACCTTTTATATTTCATGCATATCATTCAGTAATTCtacatttaatttcttttctctttttttttttttttttttgatgggtCAACCACATTTTTTCTTATACATGTGAATCTACTCTACATAAGTTTAATATTGGTGTTGATCATATGCATTGCAGAATCTTTTCCTAGGAGGGATAGATACAGTTGCCATAATTCTGATATGGGCAATGACAGAACTCATTAGAAACCCAAGGGCGATGAAGAAAGCACAAGAGGAGATTCGGTCTGTCCTCGgagacaaaagagagaagctCACGGAAGAAGACCTAGAGAAAGTTAAATACTTGAAGCTCATAGTCAAGGAAACATTCAGATTGCATCCATCAGTTCCAACTATACCTAGAGAATCAATGTCTCCAATAACGATCCAAGGCTATGATATCCCTGCAAAGACGCGGATGTACATCAACGTATGGGCGATTGGACGAGAGGCCAAGGTTTGGAAAAACCCTGAAGAATTCATTCCTGAGCGGTTCATTGATAGTGATGTCCATTTCAAGGGACAACACTATGAGTTGTTACCCTTTGGTTCTGGTCGGAGACTCTGTCCCGCGGTTTCATTTGCCAGCGGTACGATAGAATTTGGGCTCTTGAATATGCTTTACTTCTTTGACTGGAGCTTACCCGATGGTGTGGTCGCCGAAGACATTGATATGGGAGATATTGGAAATATCTCCTTTTACAAGAAAGTACCTCTCGTCCTTGTTCCCGTTAAACACCATTAACGAGATGGtcacaaaaataatttcaaacaaTTTGTCATTTTGATTGAAATCTTTAATTAAGTATACCGTTGAAGATATTAATGTTTGTTGTATCTTTAACGatttttatcaataataaaaGTGTTTTTAGACTTACTTCCTACTACAATGTTACAAACAACTCAATCctcactatttttatttatataaacttgAAATTTCACCCAATaataaagaagaatatatatatatatatatttcgttttTTGTAGTGGTGGAGGgttgttttgtagttttcttatttctttatatagatTGATTGATCATCTGTCTCTtctagggctgggcaaaataaccgataaccaaataaccgaccgaaaccgaaccgaaaaaaaccaaaccgaaccgaaccgaaattcttcaaatacccgaatggttagtaaaaatttatatccaaactaactgaaaccg from Camelina sativa cultivar DH55 chromosome 3, Cs, whole genome shotgun sequence includes:
- the LOC104772008 gene encoding cytochrome P450 71B2-like: MEILIYLSWVLLLALFSFVFLKKKNQRLPPGPRGLPIIGILHQFTGIPHKWFHQLSLKHGPVMSLPLGLTTAVVISSSEAAEEVLKTKDVETCTRPQMLGARRLSYNFKDITFAQFTDTWKENRKVSMVELLNFKKLQTFKSLKEEEMDFMVKKISNSALEQSPVDINNISMGLVSHILCRSSLGQNLHTNKFFDEERIIQLVMEGSLATGEFGVADFFPGKLGNFADWLLQRKRVILEKMFKELDDFYQHVIDDHLKSLDGPKGTDPSADIVSGMLNLVDKNGTPGSKRNLDQVKGVLMNLFLGGIDTVAIILIWAMTELIRNPRAMKKAQEEIRSVLGDKREKLTEEDLEKVKYLKLIVKETFRLHPSVPTIPRESMSPITIQGYDIPAKTRMYINVWAIGREAKVWKNPEEFIPERFIDSDVHFKGQHYELLPFGSGRRLCPAVSFASGTIEFGLLNMLYFFDWSLPDGVVAEDIDMGDIGNISFYKKVPLVLVPVKHH